From the Cytophagia bacterium CHB2 genome, one window contains:
- a CDS encoding sigma-70 family RNA polymerase sigma factor, with the protein MEDRPKRTEAKPTDEDLIERFQQGELAAYEEIVRRYKDQLLNFVFRFLNNQEEAEDVVQETFLRVYRNRFAYTRVAKFSTWIYTIAGNLARTELRRRKRRRFFSLSDMGLEDRDYEISDEVFNPETHVDSTLGEEIIQREISKLSPKFREVIILRDVQELSYEEISKIIRVPIGTVKSRVNRARLRLQNRLKKILDQRQ; encoded by the coding sequence ATGGAGGATCGTCCCAAAAGAACCGAGGCCAAGCCCACGGATGAGGATCTGATCGAGCGTTTTCAGCAGGGGGAGTTGGCGGCCTACGAGGAAATTGTCAGACGCTATAAAGATCAACTGTTGAATTTCGTATTTCGCTTTCTGAACAATCAGGAAGAAGCGGAAGATGTGGTGCAAGAGACGTTTTTGCGAGTCTATCGCAATCGTTTCGCGTACACGCGCGTCGCAAAATTTTCGACGTGGATTTACACCATCGCCGGCAACCTCGCCCGCACCGAGTTGCGCCGGCGCAAACGCCGCCGTTTTTTTTCGCTGTCCGATATGGGCTTGGAGGATCGCGATTATGAAATTTCGGACGAGGTGTTTAATCCTGAGACACACGTCGACAGCACACTGGGAGAGGAAATCATCCAACGCGAGATCAGCAAGCTCTCGCCCAAGTTTCGCGAGGTGATTATTTTGCGGGATGTGCAGGAACTTTCATACGAAGAGATCAGTAAGATTATCCGGGTTCCGATTGGCACGGTTAAATCGCGCGTCAATCGCGCCCGGCTTCGCCTGCAAAACCGCCTCAAGAAAATATTGGATCAGCGTCAATAA